The following proteins are co-located in the Shouchella hunanensis genome:
- a CDS encoding DUF2975 domain-containing protein — MQRGRVLFLKGITISLGVLVLISCIWVLPPLSHYIAIDNPSFAYLRIPVLAGVYMTVVPFLFALQQAFQLLSLIENDYVFTDWAIKTLGNIKFCAVAIIILYGVGLISLFLLNAIHIGFVMIVLTIMLITVVIIFFASVLQELLRSAVRLKSENDLTI, encoded by the coding sequence ATGCAACGTGGGAGAGTTTTATTTTTAAAGGGCATTACAATTAGCCTTGGTGTTCTAGTACTAATCAGTTGTATATGGGTGTTACCGCCCTTATCACACTATATTGCTATTGATAATCCGAGTTTTGCCTATCTTCGAATTCCGGTTTTAGCAGGTGTCTATATGACAGTTGTACCGTTTTTATTTGCGCTCCAGCAGGCGTTTCAATTATTGAGCTTAATAGAAAATGATTATGTGTTTACAGATTGGGCCATTAAAACGCTGGGAAATATTAAGTTTTGTGCAGTCGCGATTATTATCTTGTACGGTGTTGGGTTAATTAGTTTATTTTTACTGAATGCGATACATATAGGATTTGTCATGATTGTCTTGACGATTATGCTCATTACTGTGGTCATTATCTTTTTTGCGTCTGTATTACAAGAGCTACTACGCTCAGCGGTACGCCTAAAATCAGAAAACGACTTGACGATTTGA
- a CDS encoding helix-turn-helix domain-containing protein: MAIIIRLDVMLAKRKMSMTELSERVGVTMANLSILKNGKAKAVRFSTLEAICEVLDCQPGDILEYEREESM, encoded by the coding sequence ATGGCAATAATTATTCGGCTAGATGTCATGTTAGCAAAGCGAAAAATGAGTATGACCGAACTATCTGAGCGTGTTGGTGTCACAATGGCGAATCTATCAATTTTGAAAAACGGAAAAGCAAAGGCAGTACGGTTTTCGACACTTGAGGCGATATGTGAAGTGCTAGATTGTCAGCCTGGAGACATACTGGAATATGAAAGGGAGGAAAGCATGTGA
- a CDS encoding nucleotidyltransferase family protein, translating to MIHTEEDVLALIQEDDWMMAVLAAAEALQLKDWCVCAGFVRGKIWDTLHGFQRTELPDIDVVYYDSACLKKEKEKEYEYELHRLFPGQPWSVKNQARMHIVNQFPPYGSTTEALSRFPETATALGVRLDQNRLELIAPFGVNDAVELLVRPTPAYVHDLDRYHQRIKKKNWQEIWPNLTIQW from the coding sequence ATGATTCACACAGAAGAAGATGTTCTCGCACTCATACAAGAAGATGATTGGATGATGGCGGTACTAGCGGCAGCTGAAGCACTTCAACTAAAGGATTGGTGTGTTTGTGCAGGATTTGTACGCGGGAAGATTTGGGATACTCTGCATGGATTCCAGCGGACAGAACTTCCAGATATTGATGTCGTCTACTACGATTCTGCTTGTTTAAAAAAAGAAAAGGAAAAAGAATATGAATACGAGTTGCATCGTCTTTTCCCTGGTCAACCTTGGTCTGTAAAAAACCAAGCACGTATGCACATCGTCAATCAATTTCCACCTTATGGCTCTACTACAGAGGCGTTATCAAGGTTTCCTGAAACGGCAACAGCATTAGGTGTTCGCCTTGATCAAAACAGACTAGAACTCATCGCCCCGTTCGGTGTCAACGATGCGGTTGAACTTCTTGTTCGTCCAACACCTGCCTATGTCCACGATTTAGATCGCTACCATCAACGTATTAAGAAAAAGAACTGGCAAGAAATCTGGCCTAACTTAACCATACAATGGTAA